The following proteins are encoded in a genomic region of Sneathiella marina:
- a CDS encoding MlaC/ttg2D family ABC transporter substrate-binding protein translates to MTVFRTVFFCTFSLLLVQVSTVVAIAGDRSDRAEQLILDLSEQAKLILSTTEDTLSEREIHFVKAIEGDFRFDVISEIVIGPTWQTLSSTQRNLFIDLFSDFYLQAYGSQLGGYPGDRFDILSSSENGSRDSFVKTKLNRPKRTSVTLLWRVREFEGKPYIIDLVIDDISVALSHREHFDGVLKDDGIEGVITLLTIRAERLSAQPLY, encoded by the coding sequence TTGACCGTTTTTCGTACCGTATTCTTTTGTACTTTCAGTTTGCTCCTTGTTCAGGTATCGACTGTGGTTGCAATCGCAGGAGATAGATCTGACCGCGCTGAACAGCTTATTCTGGACTTATCTGAACAAGCAAAATTAATTCTTTCCACGACTGAAGACACATTGTCAGAACGCGAAATTCATTTTGTCAAGGCGATTGAGGGCGACTTTAGGTTTGATGTTATCAGCGAGATTGTCATCGGTCCAACCTGGCAAACATTGAGCAGCACCCAACGAAATTTATTCATTGACCTGTTTAGTGATTTTTATCTTCAGGCTTATGGGAGCCAGCTGGGTGGATATCCTGGAGATAGATTTGATATTCTATCCTCATCTGAAAACGGATCTCGAGACAGTTTTGTTAAAACGAAATTGAACCGCCCTAAGCGAACCTCTGTTACGCTTCTATGGCGGGTACGTGAATTTGAGGGAAAACCTTACATTATTGATTTAGTGATTGACGATATTAGTGTTGCATTGAGCCATCGGGAGCATTTTGATGGCGTGTTGAAGGACGACGGGATCGAAGGCGTCATTACTTTATTGACTATCCGGGCTGAAAGATTGTCTGCGCAGCCTCTCTATTAG
- a CDS encoding tetratricopeptide repeat protein: protein MADAGNAQAQFNLAVLYEEGRGVDADPSKAAYWNTRAVESEYPPALHNFALSLLAEKRNVEAINYLRQAAEKNFAASQYTLGKIHQFGIGVPENPDLAFQYIEKAAKSGLVKAQYNLGKMYRDGYGINVDDTASALWFEMAADRGYSKAQNSISSKYGMGQGVTRDDVQALKWAILAARSGIKGAIQKEEYFRARMDAEKIQKAEALAENFKKKK from the coding sequence TTGGCTGATGCAGGGAATGCCCAAGCCCAGTTCAATCTGGCTGTTCTGTATGAGGAAGGGCGAGGGGTGGATGCAGATCCCAGCAAAGCGGCATATTGGAACACCCGTGCTGTTGAATCAGAATATCCTCCAGCTCTTCATAATTTTGCTTTGTCACTTTTGGCTGAAAAGAGGAATGTTGAAGCAATAAACTATCTACGCCAAGCCGCAGAAAAGAACTTTGCAGCCTCTCAATATACACTCGGTAAAATACATCAATTTGGAATCGGAGTCCCTGAAAACCCGGATCTTGCATTTCAATATATTGAGAAGGCAGCTAAATCCGGTTTGGTAAAAGCACAATACAATCTTGGAAAAATGTATCGAGACGGCTATGGCATCAATGTCGATGACACCGCCTCAGCCCTTTGGTTTGAGATGGCCGCCGATCGCGGCTACAGCAAAGCGCAAAACAGTATTTCCAGCAAGTACGGAATGGGCCAAGGCGTCACACGAGATGACGTACAAGCTTTAAAATGGGCTATTCTTGCCGCCAGGAGCGGAATTAAAGGTGCAATTCAGAAGGAAGAATATTTTCGCGCCAGAATGGACGCGGAAAAAATTCAAAAAGCTGAGGCATTGGCTGAAAACTTTAAAAAGAAAAAATAA
- the purS gene encoding phosphoribosylformylglycinamidine synthase subunit PurS — translation MKARVHISLKNGVLDPQGKAISNSLHGLGFESVLDVRQGKTIELDLTDMSKETAETEIDKMCQQLLANTVIENYSIELID, via the coding sequence ATGAAAGCACGAGTCCATATTTCATTAAAAAATGGTGTTTTAGATCCGCAAGGAAAAGCCATTTCCAATTCTCTTCATGGCCTGGGTTTCGAGTCTGTTCTCGATGTACGGCAAGGGAAAACGATTGAGCTGGATCTGACTGATATGAGCAAGGAAACCGCTGAGACGGAAATTGACAAAATGTGTCAGCAGCTCCTTGCAAATACTGTCATTGAAAATTATTCCATTGAACTGATTGATTGA
- the radC gene encoding RadC family protein: MRFLQNHRVALIVHPMPSKRKSTEEKFRLKELEPTHYVFGLEENNSAALKNSSDKIGHRERMRTRILTSGANSLADYEILEMLLYAAIPRRDTKPLAKLLISEFGNLANVLSAEPQVLRKIDKVGDAVIATLKVAETLGQKLLRSKVEKKNVLSSWQALQDYCQAVMGDKKIEHFRILFLNNKNHLISDEVQQSGTVNHTAVYPREVVKRALELCATSLILVHNHPSGDTTPSKADIEMTKEILVAAKALNIKIHDHLIVSSEEQTSMKSLGLF; this comes from the coding sequence ATGAGATTTTTACAAAATCACCGCGTGGCCTTGATTGTCCACCCTATGCCATCTAAACGGAAATCGACTGAAGAAAAATTCCGCCTCAAGGAACTTGAGCCAACGCATTATGTTTTTGGGCTAGAGGAAAATAACTCGGCTGCGTTAAAAAATAGCTCTGACAAAATTGGCCACCGGGAGCGGATGCGAACCCGAATTTTAACTTCTGGCGCGAACAGTCTTGCCGACTACGAAATTCTCGAAATGCTGCTGTATGCCGCAATTCCCCGCCGTGATACAAAACCGCTGGCTAAACTCCTCATTTCTGAGTTTGGAAATCTTGCAAATGTTTTGTCCGCAGAACCACAGGTTCTTCGAAAAATAGACAAAGTTGGGGATGCCGTTATCGCCACTTTAAAAGTAGCTGAGACATTGGGACAAAAATTGCTTCGTAGTAAAGTGGAAAAGAAAAATGTCCTCAGTTCATGGCAAGCGCTACAAGATTATTGTCAGGCCGTTATGGGAGATAAAAAAATTGAGCATTTCAGAATACTCTTCCTGAATAACAAGAACCATTTGATATCAGACGAGGTACAACAATCCGGAACCGTAAATCATACCGCCGTATATCCCCGTGAAGTTGTAAAGCGGGCTCTGGAACTCTGTGCAACATCCTTAATACTTGTCCATAATCATCCGTCAGGAGACACAACCCCCTCCAAAGCAGATATTGAAATGACAAAAGAAATTCTCGTTGCTGCAAAGGCTCTAAATATCAAAATTCATGATCATTTAATCGTTAGTAGCGAAGAACAAACAAGCATGAAATCTTTAGGTCTTTTTTAA
- a CDS encoding peptidylprolyl isomerase: protein MIPQKSSQAADLENTLYLDLKYGRVVIELLPDIAPQHVARIKELTREKFYDGIKFHRVIEDFMAQTGDPTGTGRGGSGRKLRSEFSNIPHERGVVSMARSQSPHSADSQFFIVTAQSHFLDGKYTVWGQVTEGMEFVDMIKKGIGKSGIVRDPDIIVQMQVAADVK, encoded by the coding sequence ATGATCCCACAGAAATCAAGCCAGGCAGCTGACTTGGAAAATACCTTATATCTTGATTTAAAATATGGCCGCGTCGTTATAGAGTTGCTGCCAGACATTGCCCCGCAGCATGTCGCGCGAATAAAAGAACTAACGAGAGAAAAATTTTACGATGGAATCAAATTTCATCGCGTCATAGAAGATTTTATGGCGCAAACAGGAGACCCCACTGGAACGGGTAGAGGAGGCTCCGGTCGAAAATTACGATCAGAATTCTCAAACATACCCCACGAAAGGGGTGTCGTTTCCATGGCACGATCCCAATCTCCGCATAGCGCAGACAGCCAGTTCTTTATTGTTACCGCCCAATCGCATTTTCTGGATGGAAAATATACGGTTTGGGGACAGGTGACCGAGGGGATGGAATTTGTTGATATGATCAAGAAAGGTATTGGAAAAAGCGGAATTGTCCGTGATCCTGATATTATTGTTCAAATGCAAGTTGCTGCAGATGTGAAATAA
- a CDS encoding DUF1476 domain-containing protein has translation MAGLDDLKKGHESKFAHDQDLEFKIMARRNKLLGLWAADLMDLQGDAADAYAKEVVISDLEEKGDDDVFRKVRGDLTDKGVEMSDHRIRRQMEELMGTARDQLMNES, from the coding sequence ATGGCAGGTTTAGACGATCTCAAAAAAGGCCACGAAAGCAAATTTGCTCATGATCAGGATCTGGAATTCAAAATCATGGCGCGCCGCAACAAACTGTTGGGCTTATGGGCCGCAGATTTAATGGATCTTCAGGGTGATGCCGCAGATGCCTATGCCAAGGAAGTTGTTATTTCTGATTTGGAAGAAAAAGGCGACGATGATGTATTTCGAAAAGTACGCGGTGATTTGACAGATAAAGGTGTCGAAATGTCCGATCACAGAATTCGGCGGCAAATGGAAGAATTGATGGGGACGGCCCGGGACCAACTCATGAACGAAAGCTAA
- the purQ gene encoding phosphoribosylformylglycinamidine synthase subunit PurQ — protein MKASVIVFPGSNCDRDLKVALAASMDAEPDMVWHGDSELPETDLIAIPGGFSYGDYLRCGAMAANSPVMREVVKKAQNGTPVVAICNGFQIATETGMLPGALLRNADQSFVCKDVDLLVTSENNRFVGSFKQGQVVRFPIAHHDGNYFADQETLDELEGEGQIAFKYATQSGELTEDANPNGSLGNIAGIYNKAGNVLGLMPHPERLISDALGGTDGKSFFDNLVNSIA, from the coding sequence ATGAAAGCTTCTGTTATCGTTTTTCCTGGTTCAAATTGCGATCGTGATTTAAAAGTTGCCCTTGCCGCTTCCATGGATGCTGAACCCGATATGGTCTGGCATGGAGACAGCGAGCTTCCCGAAACAGATCTAATTGCGATTCCCGGTGGATTTTCCTACGGTGACTATCTTAGATGCGGTGCCATGGCTGCCAATTCTCCTGTTATGCGGGAGGTGGTCAAAAAAGCACAGAATGGAACCCCGGTTGTGGCCATCTGTAACGGATTTCAAATCGCGACGGAAACCGGAATGTTACCGGGTGCCCTCCTCCGTAACGCTGATCAGAGTTTCGTCTGCAAAGATGTGGACTTATTGGTTACGTCGGAAAACAATCGATTTGTCGGTTCGTTCAAACAGGGTCAGGTTGTTCGGTTTCCAATTGCTCATCATGACGGTAATTATTTCGCCGATCAGGAAACTCTGGATGAACTCGAGGGTGAAGGACAGATTGCCTTTAAATATGCAACGCAAAGCGGTGAGCTTACTGAAGATGCAAATCCCAACGGTTCATTGGGGAATATCGCGGGCATATATAATAAAGCAGGGAATGTTCTAGGTTTAATGCCGCATCCGGAACGATTAATAAGCGATGCTCTCGGGGGAACCGACGGCAAGAGCTTTTTCGATAATCTCGTGAATTCTATCGCCTGA
- the purB gene encoding adenylosuccinate lyase: protein MIPRYARPEMTAIWEPESKFRIWFEIEAHACDAQAKLGVIPETAAKAVWERGQFDIDRIDEIERETKHDVIAFLTNLAEYVGDDARFVHQGMTSSDVLDTCLSVQLTKATDILLEDMDRLLETLKAKAIKHQDDVCVGRSHGIHAEPITFGLKMAQAYAEFNRNRTRLLHAREDIATCAISGAVGTFANIDPFVEEHVAKALGLTAEPASTQVIPRDRHAMFFATLGVIASSVERLAVEIRHLQRTEVLEAEEYFAPGQKGSSAMPHKRNPILTENLTGLARLVRMATIPAMENVALWHERDISHSSVERGIGPDATITLDFALARLTSVIEKLVIYPENMMANMNKLGGLIHSQRVLLALTQAGISREDAYRLVQRNAMRVWREGADFMELLKGDEEVMAALSAEDIEGVFDLEYHTKHVSTIFKRVFGD from the coding sequence ATGATTCCCCGTTATGCCCGACCCGAAATGACTGCCATTTGGGAACCTGAAAGCAAGTTCCGCATTTGGTTTGAAATTGAGGCTCATGCCTGTGATGCACAAGCGAAATTAGGTGTTATACCTGAAACTGCCGCAAAAGCAGTCTGGGAACGTGGACAATTTGATATTGATAGAATTGATGAAATCGAGCGGGAAACGAAACACGATGTAATCGCATTCCTAACCAATCTTGCGGAATATGTCGGTGATGACGCGCGTTTCGTGCATCAGGGCATGACCTCTTCTGACGTTCTGGACACCTGCCTCTCTGTTCAGCTGACAAAGGCGACAGACATCCTTCTTGAGGATATGGATAGACTTCTTGAAACATTGAAAGCTAAGGCAATTAAACATCAGGATGATGTATGTGTCGGTCGTTCCCACGGTATCCATGCTGAACCGATTACATTTGGCCTTAAAATGGCCCAAGCCTATGCAGAATTTAACCGAAACCGCACCCGTTTATTACATGCGCGTGAAGACATAGCCACATGTGCGATCTCCGGAGCGGTGGGTACTTTTGCCAACATAGATCCCTTTGTAGAAGAGCATGTTGCAAAAGCACTCGGGTTAACCGCTGAACCAGCTTCCACACAGGTTATTCCCCGTGATCGGCATGCGATGTTCTTCGCGACCCTCGGTGTGATAGCCAGTTCCGTTGAACGGTTGGCAGTTGAAATTAGACATTTACAGCGGACGGAAGTATTGGAAGCTGAAGAATATTTTGCGCCTGGCCAAAAAGGTTCTTCCGCAATGCCTCATAAACGTAACCCAATTCTCACTGAAAACCTGACGGGACTTGCCCGACTGGTTCGTATGGCAACCATTCCGGCCATGGAAAACGTCGCGTTATGGCATGAACGCGACATCTCTCATTCATCTGTAGAGCGAGGCATCGGCCCGGATGCGACTATTACCCTGGATTTTGCTCTCGCCCGTCTGACTTCTGTAATTGAGAAGCTGGTGATCTACCCTGAAAACATGATGGCAAATATGAATAAGCTGGGCGGCCTCATTCATTCTCAGCGTGTTTTGTTGGCCTTAACCCAAGCAGGCATTAGCCGTGAAGATGCTTATCGGTTGGTACAACGAAACGCCATGCGGGTTTGGCGCGAGGGAGCAGATTTCATGGAGCTGCTTAAAGGCGATGAAGAAGTTATGGCCGCATTATCTGCTGAGGATATAGAAGGTGTTTTTGATTTGGAATATCACACCAAACATGTATCAACTATTTTCAAGCGTGTGTTTGGCGACTAA
- the purL gene encoding phosphoribosylformylglycinamidine synthase subunit PurL: MNEITQDIVAEHGLTEGEYEEVLSILGRTPNLTELGIFSVMWSEHCSYKSSKKWLKTLPTDAPWVICGPGENAGVIDIGDGQAAIFKMESHNHPSFIEPYQGAATGVGGIMRDVFTMGARPIANMNALRFGSADHSKTRHLLAGVVAGIGGYGNCMGVPTVGGETNFHPSYDGNILVNAMTVGLADTDNIFYSAAAGVGNPVVYVGSKTGRDGIHGATMASAEFDDDSDEKRPTVQVGDPFTEKLLLEACLELMATDAIVAIQDMGAAGLTSSSFEMADKGGVGIELNLDLVPMREEAMTPYEIMLSESQERMLMVLKPGREEEARKIFEKWELDFSVIGKVTDTGRMVLTMHGGTVADLPVAPLADAAPEYDRPWVKTEAPAVITAEDVAAPNDLGQVLLKIMGSSEIASRKWIWEQYDHMVMGDTIQRPGGDAAVVRIHDTEKALAITTDCTPRYCFADPQSGGAQAVAEVWRNITATGAQPLAITDCLNFGNPERPDIMGQFVGCIDGMRDACETLDFPVISGNVSLYNETNGQGIHPTPAIGGVGLLQDTSKMTTLAFKSAGDVVLLLGTQTGHMGQSIYLREIEGREAGAPPVVNLSDERKNGDFLRNIINSDLVTAAHDVSDGGLAVALSEMALSGNLGADITLSGDLPPHAALFAEDQGCYVITISPEKCDDVLKMAEKAEVSLQRLGTIGHNELKIAGALTISLDMLRQEHANWLPSLMAVQTRK; encoded by the coding sequence ATGAATGAAATCACCCAAGATATTGTTGCTGAGCATGGTTTGACAGAGGGCGAGTATGAAGAAGTCCTTTCCATATTAGGTCGAACGCCCAACCTGACGGAACTCGGGATTTTTTCTGTTATGTGGAGTGAACATTGCTCCTATAAATCGTCCAAGAAATGGCTAAAAACACTTCCAACAGATGCGCCGTGGGTGATTTGCGGACCCGGTGAAAATGCTGGTGTTATCGATATCGGAGACGGACAGGCGGCCATATTCAAAATGGAAAGCCATAATCACCCCTCATTCATCGAACCCTATCAAGGAGCGGCTACGGGTGTCGGCGGGATTATGAGAGATGTTTTCACCATGGGCGCCCGGCCGATAGCAAATATGAATGCGCTGCGATTTGGAAGCGCCGATCACTCAAAGACCCGGCATTTATTGGCGGGAGTTGTTGCCGGTATCGGCGGTTATGGGAACTGCATGGGCGTTCCAACCGTTGGAGGAGAAACAAATTTTCACCCCTCTTATGATGGAAATATCCTCGTGAATGCCATGACAGTTGGTTTGGCGGATACTGACAATATATTCTATTCGGCAGCTGCCGGCGTTGGAAATCCAGTTGTCTATGTCGGATCGAAGACGGGCCGCGATGGAATTCATGGTGCCACCATGGCGTCAGCAGAATTTGATGATGACAGTGATGAGAAGCGGCCAACAGTTCAAGTCGGCGATCCATTTACGGAAAAACTCCTGCTGGAAGCCTGCCTTGAACTGATGGCAACTGATGCCATTGTTGCGATTCAGGATATGGGGGCTGCCGGTCTGACGTCCTCATCCTTTGAAATGGCTGATAAAGGCGGCGTCGGAATTGAGCTAAATCTTGATTTAGTACCGATGCGTGAAGAAGCCATGACACCCTATGAAATTATGCTGTCGGAAAGCCAGGAGCGAATGCTCATGGTCCTGAAACCAGGCCGTGAGGAAGAAGCCCGCAAGATTTTTGAGAAATGGGAGCTGGATTTTTCAGTTATTGGGAAAGTCACCGATACAGGACGAATGGTCCTGACAATGCATGGCGGGACCGTTGCGGACCTTCCCGTTGCACCTCTCGCGGACGCAGCCCCTGAATATGACCGGCCCTGGGTAAAAACTGAGGCTCCCGCTGTCATTACTGCTGAAGATGTAGCCGCTCCCAATGATTTGGGGCAGGTATTGCTCAAGATTATGGGCTCCTCTGAAATCGCCAGCCGAAAATGGATTTGGGAACAATATGATCACATGGTCATGGGGGATACTATCCAACGTCCGGGCGGGGATGCTGCTGTTGTCCGAATTCATGATACAGAAAAGGCGCTTGCCATCACAACTGATTGTACGCCCCGATATTGTTTCGCCGACCCACAATCTGGCGGCGCGCAAGCTGTTGCTGAAGTTTGGCGCAATATTACGGCAACCGGTGCCCAACCCCTTGCCATAACCGATTGCTTAAATTTCGGAAACCCGGAACGCCCGGATATCATGGGCCAGTTCGTCGGTTGCATCGATGGCATGCGGGACGCCTGTGAAACACTGGATTTTCCGGTAATTTCAGGCAATGTCTCCCTCTATAATGAAACAAACGGTCAGGGCATTCACCCTACTCCGGCAATAGGCGGTGTCGGGTTGCTTCAAGACACATCCAAAATGACAACATTGGCGTTTAAAAGCGCAGGTGATGTGGTTCTTTTGCTCGGAACCCAAACAGGTCATATGGGGCAGTCAATTTACTTACGGGAGATCGAAGGCCGGGAGGCCGGCGCACCGCCCGTCGTTAATTTGTCTGATGAGCGAAAAAATGGCGATTTCCTGAGAAATATTATCAACTCAGATTTAGTGACCGCGGCTCATGACGTTTCTGATGGCGGCCTTGCTGTGGCGCTGTCTGAAATGGCCTTATCTGGAAATTTGGGTGCAGATATCACGCTTTCAGGTGATTTACCGCCTCATGCCGCGCTTTTTGCTGAAGATCAAGGCTGTTATGTGATAACCATAAGCCCTGAGAAATGTGATGATGTTCTCAAAATGGCCGAAAAAGCGGAGGTTTCACTTCAACGACTTGGAACGATCGGTCATAATGAATTGAAAATTGCTGGTGCTTTGACCATATCCCTTGATATGTTGAGGCAAGAACATGCAAACTGGTTGCCTTCATTAATGGCAGTTCAGACACGTAAATAG
- a CDS encoding competence/damage-inducible protein A, which translates to MSVSEQKPSDLKIVTAAVIVIGDEILSGRTKDKNMVYLAEQLIEQGVQLREVRVIPDIENEIINAVNSLRKKFDYVFTTGGIGPTHDDITADSIAAAFNIEIGYHPEAMNILTRHYENSGIEFNEARMRMARIPEGALLIDNPVSKAPGFQVENVFVMAGVPIIMQAMFEGIISRISGGARMLSRTIGAGLPEGKIAGELGALQNEFPDVSMGSYPFFRQGEVGTNLVLRSINQLDLDRAFEKLKKILQDMKVEIVETT; encoded by the coding sequence ATGAGTGTCTCTGAACAGAAACCGTCAGACTTAAAGATCGTGACTGCTGCAGTCATCGTCATTGGCGACGAAATATTGTCGGGGCGCACAAAAGATAAGAACATGGTCTATCTGGCTGAACAGTTGATTGAGCAGGGTGTCCAGCTACGCGAAGTACGGGTAATTCCAGACATAGAAAATGAAATCATTAATGCCGTTAATTCTCTGCGGAAGAAGTTTGACTATGTTTTTACGACTGGTGGTATCGGCCCCACACATGACGATATTACGGCTGATTCTATCGCAGCCGCTTTCAATATTGAAATTGGCTATCACCCTGAAGCCATGAATATACTGACCCGACATTATGAAAATAGTGGCATAGAGTTCAATGAGGCCCGCATGCGAATGGCTCGTATTCCAGAAGGTGCTTTGTTGATAGACAATCCCGTCAGCAAAGCACCAGGTTTTCAAGTTGAAAATGTGTTTGTTATGGCGGGTGTGCCAATAATAATGCAAGCAATGTTTGAAGGAATAATTTCGCGGATCAGCGGCGGCGCCCGTATGTTGAGCAGGACAATTGGTGCTGGACTGCCGGAAGGAAAGATTGCCGGTGAATTAGGGGCATTGCAAAATGAATTCCCGGATGTATCCATGGGTTCCTATCCGTTTTTCAGACAAGGAGAAGTTGGAACCAATCTGGTCTTAAGATCCATCAATCAATTGGACCTTGATCGAGCCTTCGAAAAATTGAAGAAAATATTACAAGATATGAAAGTAGAAATTGTTGAAACTACATAA
- the map gene encoding type I methionyl aminopeptidase — MKYVNSKDTPERNTGVIKLHGPEGFEGMRKAGQLAAETLDMITEHVLPGVTTDHLNTLCHDFITERGGVCAPLNYRGFPKSICTSINHVVCHGIPGPKKLKEGDVLNIDVTPTLDGWHGDTSRMFTVGKVNVKSSRLIDITYKCLMKGIEVVKPGATTGDIGYAIQNYAEGKRCSVVRDFCGHGLGQVFHDVPNIVHYGTPGEGTELRAGMIFTIEPMINLGTWQVKVLEDGWTAVTKDRKLSAQFEHSLGVTDTGYEIFTKSPRGLDCPPYAI, encoded by the coding sequence ATGAAATATGTTAATAGTAAAGACACACCTGAACGTAACACTGGCGTTATAAAACTTCATGGTCCCGAAGGGTTTGAAGGAATGCGAAAAGCCGGTCAGCTTGCCGCCGAAACATTGGATATGATCACAGAACATGTTTTACCGGGGGTTACGACCGACCATCTCAATACTCTTTGCCACGATTTTATTACGGAGCGTGGGGGTGTTTGCGCACCCTTGAATTATAGAGGGTTTCCAAAATCAATTTGCACATCGATTAATCACGTAGTGTGTCACGGAATACCTGGCCCTAAAAAACTAAAAGAAGGCGATGTGTTGAATATCGACGTGACCCCTACCCTGGATGGTTGGCACGGAGATACCAGCCGAATGTTTACGGTTGGAAAAGTCAATGTCAAATCCTCGCGTCTTATTGATATTACATATAAATGCTTGATGAAAGGCATAGAAGTGGTCAAACCTGGTGCTACAACAGGCGATATTGGGTATGCCATTCAAAATTATGCTGAAGGCAAAAGATGTTCCGTAGTCCGGGATTTTTGCGGTCATGGTCTTGGTCAGGTTTTCCACGATGTCCCGAACATTGTTCATTATGGCACTCCGGGTGAAGGAACTGAATTGCGAGCAGGAATGATTTTTACGATTGAACCCATGATCAATCTGGGAACTTGGCAAGTAAAAGTTCTTGAGGACGGCTGGACTGCCGTAACGAAAGACCGCAAATTGTCTGCTCAGTTTGAACATTCGTTAGGTGTTACAGATACGGGCTATGAGATTTTTACAAAATCACCGCGTGGCCTTGATTGTCCACCCTATGCCATCTAA
- the purC gene encoding phosphoribosylaminoimidazolesuccinocarboxamide synthase, whose translation MTRRRRVYEGKAKVLFEGPEPGTLVQYFKDDATAFNGEKKSTVTGKGVLNNRISEHLMTKLSDIGIHNHFIRRLNMREQLIKEVDIIPVEVIVRNVAAGSICKRLGIAEGTPLPRTIVEYCFKSDELNDPIVSEEHITAFGWANPLELDDIMSQTLRVNDFLLGLFTAIGIRLIDFKLEFGRLYDGEEVQIILADEISPDNCRLWDATTDKKLDKDRFRRDLGGVEDAYQEVARRLGIMPESGPGDLKGSTAIQ comes from the coding sequence ATGACCCGACGTAGACGTGTCTACGAAGGCAAGGCAAAGGTTCTTTTTGAAGGACCGGAACCTGGCACACTTGTTCAGTATTTTAAAGACGATGCCACTGCATTTAATGGTGAGAAAAAATCGACGGTAACCGGTAAGGGAGTTTTGAATAATCGTATTTCAGAACATCTGATGACAAAGCTGTCTGATATCGGCATTCATAATCATTTCATTCGACGTCTTAATATGCGCGAACAGCTGATTAAGGAAGTAGATATCATACCCGTCGAGGTTATTGTCAGGAATGTTGCAGCCGGTTCCATATGCAAAAGACTGGGAATAGCAGAGGGAACACCCCTTCCCCGGACGATCGTGGAATATTGTTTTAAATCCGATGAATTGAATGATCCAATTGTATCGGAAGAGCATATTACGGCATTTGGCTGGGCGAACCCGCTTGAGCTGGACGATATTATGAGCCAAACACTTCGCGTAAACGATTTTCTGCTGGGGTTATTTACGGCAATTGGTATCCGGCTTATCGATTTTAAGCTGGAATTCGGACGCCTTTATGATGGCGAAGAAGTTCAAATTATACTGGCCGATGAAATCAGCCCTGACAATTGCCGGCTTTGGGATGCCACGACGGACAAGAAGCTGGATAAAGATAGATTTCGCCGTGATCTAGGCGGAGTTGAAGACGCATATCAGGAAGTCGCTCGCCGGCTCGGAATTATGCCGGAAAGTGGCCCCGGAGATTTAAAAGGTTCAACTGCAATCCAATAG
- the sfsA gene encoding DNA/RNA nuclease SfsA — protein MQFPFPLLRGQLIKRYKRFLCDVELENGGIVTAHVANSGSMMGLKEPGLTVWLSPANNPKRKLQYSWELVEIDNGLVGINTSLPNGIVAESISASKIPSLTGYDTLRREVKYGENSRIDILLSDSDKPDCYVEVKNVTLKREEDFAEFPDAVTSRGTKHLKELGNMVKDGHRAVMFYLIQRQDCKGFALAHDIDPAYAEAFTVARKMGVEILCYDCHITTHKIELGTAQPLID, from the coding sequence ATGCAGTTTCCATTCCCCCTGTTAAGAGGTCAATTGATCAAGCGATATAAGAGATTTCTATGCGATGTAGAGCTGGAAAACGGAGGGATTGTTACAGCGCATGTTGCAAATTCCGGGTCAATGATGGGATTGAAGGAGCCCGGGCTTACGGTTTGGCTGTCTCCAGCAAATAATCCCAAGCGAAAGCTTCAATATAGCTGGGAGCTTGTAGAGATTGATAACGGATTGGTTGGTATAAATACATCCTTGCCAAACGGAATTGTAGCCGAGTCAATCTCTGCTTCAAAAATACCTTCCCTAACCGGATATGATACGCTTCGCCGTGAGGTTAAATACGGGGAAAACTCACGGATCGATATTCTGCTGTCCGACAGTGATAAACCCGATTGTTATGTTGAAGTAAAAAATGTCACATTAAAACGCGAGGAAGATTTTGCTGAATTTCCCGATGCTGTAACGTCTCGCGGGACAAAGCATTTGAAAGAATTGGGAAACATGGTCAAAGATGGCCATAGAGCGGTGATGTTTTATTTGATTCAAAGACAAGATTGCAAAGGTTTCGCCCTCGCCCATGATATTGATCCAGCTTATGCCGAAGCTTTTACAGTTGCGCGAAAAATGGGCGTTGAAATATTATGCTATGACTGTCATATAACGACCCATAAAATTGAACTTGGAACAGCCCAGCCGTTAATAGATTAG